The proteins below come from a single Penaeus monodon isolate SGIC_2016 chromosome 23, NSTDA_Pmon_1, whole genome shotgun sequence genomic window:
- the LOC119587800 gene encoding epoxide hydrolase 4-like produces the protein MGFIQKVVTFIILRTVSLCLSIPIILRLVYQRWKVGKSFFYVKPRPTPPPILSDKKWGTHSYVTLKSQGIKLHYVEAGDRNRPLILCVHGFPECWFSWRNQLQEFSSKYWVVAVDLRGYGSSDKPPGRSSYQVDNMIEDLRQLVGALGKEKCILMAHDWGAVLAWRLVIQYPDLFTGHISMNGPHPGVFGKHLRNSFKQIRMSWYIYFFQMPWIPELVFRAEDLAVLTQMYRGPKNDVDKYPDEVIEAYKYYFSQDGAWTPPINYYRNIDFADDSTKIPKVKVPTLIVWGTEDMALDRRLADLAAEECVFARVKYVEGATHWVQQDNPKVVNKLVWEFLNSDEWISAF, from the exons ATGGGTTTCATTCAAAAG GTGGTAACGTTTATCATTCTTCGgactgtgtctctgtgtctgtcgatCCCCATCATCCTGAGGCTGGTGTATCAGAGGTGGAAGGTTGGCAAAAGCTTTTTCTATGTGAAACCTCGGCCTACTCCGCCGCCCATTCTCAGCGACAAGAAGTGGGGAACGCACAGCTACGTTACGCTCAAG AGCCAGGGCATCAAGTTGCACTACGTGGAGGCAGGGGACAGGAACAGGCCCTTAATCCTCTGCGTTCACGGCTTCCCAGAGTGCTGGTTCTCGTGGCGAAACCAGTTACAGGAATTCTCTAGCAAATATTG GGTAGTTGCAGTGGACCTCCGTGGTTATGGCTCCTCGGACAAACCTCCTGGACGCTCGAGCTACCAAGTCGACAATATGATTGAGGATCTGAGGCAACTCGTAGGGGCTTTGG gaaAGGAGAAGTGTATTTTAATGGCTCATGACTGGGGTGCGGTGCTTGCATGGCGCCTCGTAATCCAGTATCCAGACCTGTTCACGGGACACATCAGCATGAACGGCCCGCACCCTGGAGTATTTGGCAAACATTTAAGAAACTCTTTCAAGCAGATCAGAATGTCTTG GTACATCTACTTCTTCCAAATGCCTTGGATTCCCGAGCTCGTATTTCGCGCTGAGGATCTTGCTGTCCTGACGCAGATGTATCGTGGCCCGAAGAACGACGTGGATAAATACCCTGATGAAGTGATTGAGGCCTACAAGTATTATTTCTCTCAGGATG GAGCTTGGACGCCTCCTATCAACTATTATCGTAATATTGATTTTGCTGATGATTCGACGAAGATTCCGAAGGTGAAGGTGCCAACCCTCATCGTCTGGGGCACCGAAGACATGGCTCTTGACAGACGCCTAGCGGATCT GGCAGCAGAGGAATGCGTATTCGCCCGGGTAAAGTATGTGGAAGGAGCAACACACTGGGTTCAGCAGGACAACCCAAAAGTTGTCAACAAATTGGTCTGGGAATTCCTTAACTCTGATGAATGGATATCTGCATTTTAG